In Deinococcus maricopensis DSM 21211, one genomic interval encodes:
- a CDS encoding metallophosphoesterase family protein, producing MPHLRLLPLALLLAACVPSTALQTTPTTPSTLPTLSGPTLLAAGDIARCGLPGAARTAALIGRALHDDPDATVAALGDLAYETGSAAEFRDCYAPTWGAFLNRTRPVPGNHEYATRGAAPYYAYFGARAGDPVRGYYSYDLGSWHVIALNSNCDAVGGCRAGSAQEQWLRADLRAHPGACTLAYWHHPLFSSGWHGNNPAVRDLYRALDDAHAEIVLNGHDHHYERFAPQNHDGQPRADGVRQFVVGTGGGGLYGLRAVQPNSAARYGAGYGVLKLTLGNGAYAWQYLPEDGQTWTDAGTAPCVP from the coding sequence ATGCCCCACCTGCGCCTGCTCCCGCTCGCCCTCCTGCTGGCCGCCTGCGTGCCATCCACGGCGCTGCAGACCACGCCCACCACGCCATCCACCCTGCCGACCCTGAGCGGCCCCACGTTGCTCGCCGCCGGGGACATCGCCCGCTGCGGCCTCCCCGGAGCGGCTCGCACCGCAGCCCTCATCGGGCGGGCCCTGCACGACGACCCGGACGCGACCGTCGCCGCGCTCGGCGACCTCGCATACGAGACGGGCAGCGCCGCCGAGTTCCGCGACTGCTACGCCCCCACCTGGGGCGCCTTCCTGAACCGTACCCGGCCCGTTCCCGGCAACCACGAATACGCCACGCGCGGCGCCGCCCCGTACTACGCGTACTTCGGCGCGCGCGCCGGCGACCCCGTCCGCGGGTACTACAGCTACGACCTGGGCTCCTGGCACGTGATCGCACTGAACAGCAACTGCGACGCCGTCGGCGGGTGCCGCGCCGGGTCCGCGCAGGAACAGTGGCTGCGCGCGGACCTGCGCGCGCACCCGGGCGCCTGCACGCTCGCGTACTGGCACCACCCGCTCTTCTCGTCCGGGTGGCACGGCAACAACCCCGCCGTCCGCGACCTGTACCGCGCGCTGGACGACGCGCACGCCGAGATCGTCCTGAACGGCCACGACCACCACTACGAACGCTTCGCGCCGCAGAACCATGACGGGCAGCCCCGCGCGGACGGCGTGCGGCAGTTCGTGGTCGGCACGGGCGGCGGCGGCCTGTACGGCCTGCGCGCCGTGCAGCCGAACAGCGCCGCCCGGTACGGCGCCGGGTACGGCGTCCTGAAACTGACCCTCGGGAACGGCGCGTACGCGTGGCAGTACCTGCCCGAGGACGGCCAGACCTGGACGGACGCGGGCACGGCCCCGTGCGTGCCCTGA
- a CDS encoding YbaY family lipoprotein gives MRTAALLFLSAVLLPACNQFMPTQSVSGAVTAPSGAVFPAGATVTVEVRDVSLQDAPSTLIGQVRITDARAFPVKFRVPFDPARIQARNTYAVSARVERDGQLLFISDTRTDVLTGGAGTTADVNVVPVQR, from the coding sequence ATGAGAACCGCTGCTCTGCTTTTCCTGTCGGCCGTGCTGCTGCCCGCCTGTAACCAGTTCATGCCGACCCAGAGCGTGTCCGGCGCCGTGACGGCGCCGTCCGGCGCGGTGTTCCCCGCAGGCGCCACCGTGACGGTGGAAGTGCGGGACGTGTCGCTGCAGGACGCGCCCTCGACGCTGATCGGGCAGGTGCGCATCACGGACGCGCGCGCGTTTCCCGTGAAGTTCCGCGTGCCGTTCGACCCGGCGAGGATTCAGGCGCGCAACACGTACGCGGTGTCCGCGCGGGTGGAACGCGACGGGCAGCTGTTGTTCATCAGCGACACGCGCACGGACGTCCTCACGGGCGGCGCGGGCACCACCGCCGACGTGAACGTCGTGCCCGTGCAGCGCTGA
- a CDS encoding GGDEF domain-containing protein, translating into MPVLNDDARRPLDARIERVAALLGALVGVVGVVVLLGWALAVPALMGSMNPVSALVFALAGAALWQVPHGPRRAPVIAGLGGLVGVIGVLKLIGAALHTPMGVDGLLFPARVAALGSGMTLTTAAAFTLLGVVVVLQHGRARGGLPPLLPLLLALLLLSGLPLLGALYGAPPLQSLGEAAPMTALTAALLVLLGTALIASRPERRLMQVLTGAGPGGGLARRLLPFAVLVPLILGALALNAEARGLVSSPLGAGLLVAGTIAGVGGALLRSAFVLHDAHLARRRADTSATEQAREAASVESYTQAIRDVAQLLQADLDPDEVAERTVATLCRVTDVDWGGLVRIEGRHSQAEWAVPTTIWKTGAVTAEAEQVISQGVPRGQGLVWLVIDRPQAQALYVDEYARQAITAPSYVHVGVRSAAYVPLSLHPGQVLMFVAFRLHAPRPWTALDRELFAAAARFVAVALERREHLQYMREAALKDGLTGLGNRRAFDDDLDKELARAQRHGHAVGVLMMDLDGLKAINDTWGHERGDALLLSFARALATTFRRGDRLYRLGGDEYAALLTHAGPEHRDIVLSRVRHAIEIVRTEGFPEADVSAGISFSPAEATRAHDLVRRADARMYDEKRARRAARHARWQSGSDPTI; encoded by the coding sequence ATGCCGGTACTGAACGACGACGCCCGCAGGCCCCTGGATGCGCGGATCGAGCGCGTCGCCGCGCTGCTGGGCGCGCTCGTCGGGGTGGTGGGTGTGGTCGTGCTGCTCGGCTGGGCGCTGGCCGTACCGGCCCTGATGGGCAGCATGAATCCGGTGTCGGCGCTGGTGTTCGCGCTGGCGGGCGCGGCGCTCTGGCAGGTGCCGCACGGGCCACGCCGGGCGCCCGTGATCGCGGGCCTGGGCGGCCTCGTCGGCGTGATCGGCGTGCTGAAGCTGATCGGCGCGGCCCTGCACACCCCCATGGGCGTGGACGGCCTGCTGTTTCCCGCACGCGTCGCGGCTCTCGGCAGCGGCATGACGCTCACGACGGCGGCGGCGTTCACGCTGCTGGGCGTGGTCGTGGTGCTGCAGCACGGCCGCGCGCGCGGCGGGCTGCCGCCCCTGCTGCCGCTGCTGCTCGCGCTGCTGCTCTTGAGCGGCCTGCCGCTGCTGGGCGCGCTGTACGGCGCGCCGCCCCTGCAGAGCCTCGGGGAAGCGGCGCCCATGACGGCGCTCACGGCGGCCCTGCTGGTGCTGCTCGGCACGGCACTGATCGCGTCGCGGCCCGAACGGCGCCTGATGCAGGTCCTCACCGGGGCCGGGCCGGGCGGAGGGCTCGCGCGGCGTCTGCTGCCCTTCGCGGTGCTGGTGCCGCTGATCCTGGGCGCCCTCGCCCTGAACGCGGAGGCGCGCGGCCTGGTGTCCAGCCCGCTCGGCGCGGGCCTGCTGGTGGCCGGCACCATCGCGGGCGTCGGGGGGGCGCTGCTGCGCAGCGCGTTCGTGCTGCACGACGCGCACCTCGCGCGGCGCCGCGCGGATACCAGCGCGACCGAACAGGCCCGCGAGGCCGCGAGCGTCGAGTCGTACACGCAGGCGATCCGCGACGTCGCGCAGCTGCTGCAGGCGGACCTCGACCCGGATGAAGTGGCCGAGCGTACCGTCGCCACACTGTGCCGCGTCACGGACGTCGACTGGGGCGGGCTGGTGCGCATCGAGGGCCGGCACAGTCAGGCGGAGTGGGCGGTGCCCACGACCATCTGGAAGACCGGCGCGGTCACGGCTGAGGCGGAGCAGGTGATCTCGCAGGGCGTGCCGCGCGGTCAAGGGCTGGTGTGGCTGGTGATCGATCGGCCGCAGGCGCAGGCGCTGTACGTGGACGAGTACGCACGGCAGGCGATCACCGCGCCGTCGTACGTGCACGTGGGCGTGCGGTCGGCGGCGTACGTGCCGCTGAGCCTCCACCCCGGTCAGGTGCTGATGTTCGTTGCGTTCCGCCTGCACGCGCCGCGCCCATGGACGGCACTGGACCGCGAGCTGTTCGCGGCGGCGGCGCGGTTCGTGGCGGTGGCGCTGGAGCGGCGCGAGCACCTGCAGTACATGCGGGAGGCAGCCCTCAAGGACGGCCTGACCGGCCTCGGGAATCGCCGCGCGTTCGACGATGACCTCGACAAGGAGCTCGCGCGCGCGCAGCGGCACGGGCACGCCGTCGGCGTCCTGATGATGGACCTCGACGGGCTGAAGGCCATCAACGACACCTGGGGGCACGAGCGCGGCGACGCGCTGCTGCTTTCGTTCGCGCGGGCGCTCGCGACGACGTTCCGGCGCGGGGACCGCCTGTACCGCCTGGGCGGCGACGAGTACGCGGCGCTGCTCACGCACGCCGGCCCGGAGCACCGCGACATCGTGCTGAGCCGCGTGCGGCACGCCATCGAGATCGTCCGCACCGAGGGGTTCCCGGAAGCGGACGTGAGCGCCGGCATCTCGTTCAGCCCCGCGGAGGCCACGCGCGCGCACGATCTGGTGCGCCGCGCGGACGCCCGCATGTACGACGAGAAGCGCGCGCGCCGCGCCGCGCGGCACGCCCGCTGGCAGAGCGGCAGTGACCCCACGATCTGA